From Actinomyces slackii, a single genomic window includes:
- the nucS gene encoding endonuclease NucS — MRLVIASCSVDYSGRLDAHLPRATRVLMLKADGSVLVHSDGGSYKPLNWMTAPARLSVSDPDDQEREEGVSAVWQVHSTKTEDRLVIRLYEVISDVSQDLGVDPGLTKDGVESHLQELLAEQIEVLGPGYRLVRREYPTAIGPVDIMAKDAQGHSVAVEIKRVGGIDGVEQLSRYLELLGRDPLLAPVQGVFAAQTIKPQARVLAEDRGIRCVVLDYDAMRGMDDAESRLF, encoded by the coding sequence CCACCCGGGTGCTCATGCTCAAGGCCGACGGCTCCGTCCTGGTCCACTCCGATGGTGGCTCCTACAAGCCCTTGAACTGGATGACCGCGCCTGCGCGCCTGAGTGTCAGCGACCCCGATGACCAGGAGCGCGAGGAGGGGGTCAGCGCCGTGTGGCAGGTTCACTCCACCAAGACCGAGGACCGCCTGGTCATCCGCCTCTACGAGGTCATCTCCGATGTCAGCCAGGATCTGGGAGTGGACCCGGGCCTGACCAAGGACGGGGTGGAGTCCCATCTCCAGGAGCTCCTGGCCGAGCAGATCGAGGTGCTGGGCCCCGGCTACCGCCTGGTGCGCCGCGAGTACCCCACGGCCATCGGCCCGGTGGACATCATGGCCAAGGACGCCCAGGGCCACTCGGTCGCGGTGGAGATCAAGCGCGTGGGCGGGATCGACGGCGTCGAGCAGCTCAGCCGATACCTCGAGCTCCTGGGGCGCGACCCCCTGCTCGCCCCCGTCCAGGGCGTCTTCGCCGCGCAGACCATCAAGCCGCAGGCCCGCGTGCTGGCCGAGGATCGCGGCATCCGCTGCGTGGTGCTCGACTACGACGCCATGCGCGGGATGGACGACGCCGAGTCGAGGCTGTTCTGA
- a CDS encoding DNA glycosylase AlkZ-like family protein, which yields MAARPTRPARPARPAPAAEPLPREVSLARIVAQGLVPATAAPDPVEAVRRQLAIQGQQVSAIPHAIASRTGEAVGMPQIDEAFGAGGLVRSWPMRGTVHITTAADYHWMREALLHRMASWMRADEERFGHGSAGLERAASAAWQAIERAADQGRPGCTRAELIEAWQAEGVLPDLIAAGADDSYAKRHLIVGLHAVGALVQGPRSGGEHLVIDARRLPDTRTGPGGSGGAAQGQEGHRAALAEIARRYATSHGPVSAADLSRWTTMPKREAARALQDAVEMTNAEGYAADPASGAVPLARGLATGGARGSLELMEPGGTVPRGAETLYLRADLPDLLAAHRAQAERTRFLASFDELHVGYKDRSCLTDAAGERLICPSMNGMFRPILVDRGRVVAVRPVGAGLIWADSARRSARLERDVERAVRAVEERLAR from the coding sequence ATGGCCGCGCGCCCCACTCGTCCCGCGCGCCCCGCGCGCCCTGCCCCGGCGGCCGAGCCCCTGCCCCGGGAGGTCTCGCTGGCCAGGATCGTGGCCCAGGGCCTCGTTCCCGCCACCGCGGCCCCGGACCCGGTTGAGGCGGTGCGCCGTCAGCTCGCCATCCAGGGCCAGCAGGTCTCGGCGATCCCCCACGCCATCGCCTCGCGCACCGGCGAGGCGGTGGGCATGCCGCAGATCGATGAGGCCTTCGGGGCCGGCGGGCTCGTGCGCTCCTGGCCCATGCGCGGCACCGTCCACATCACGACGGCGGCCGATTACCACTGGATGCGCGAGGCCCTGCTCCACCGCATGGCCTCATGGATGCGGGCCGATGAGGAGCGCTTCGGGCACGGCTCGGCGGGCCTGGAGCGGGCCGCGAGCGCCGCCTGGCAGGCCATCGAGCGCGCCGCTGACCAGGGGCGCCCCGGCTGCACGCGCGCCGAGCTCATCGAGGCCTGGCAGGCCGAGGGCGTCCTGCCCGATCTCATCGCCGCAGGCGCCGATGACTCCTACGCCAAGCGGCATCTCATCGTCGGGCTCCACGCGGTGGGGGCCCTGGTCCAGGGGCCCCGCAGCGGCGGGGAGCACCTGGTCATCGACGCGCGACGGCTGCCCGATACGCGAACCGGCCCCGGCGGGAGCGGGGGAGCGGCCCAGGGCCAGGAGGGGCACCGCGCCGCCCTGGCGGAGATCGCCCGGCGCTACGCCACCAGTCACGGCCCAGTCAGCGCCGCGGATCTATCGCGCTGGACCACGATGCCCAAGCGGGAGGCGGCCCGGGCGCTCCAGGACGCCGTCGAGATGACGAATGCCGAGGGCTACGCGGCCGATCCGGCCAGCGGCGCAGTCCCCCTGGCCCGGGGGCTGGCCACAGGCGGGGCGCGCGGGAGCCTGGAGCTCATGGAGCCGGGCGGGACCGTGCCCCGGGGAGCCGAGACGCTCTATCTGCGCGCTGACCTGCCCGACCTGCTGGCCGCCCACCGCGCCCAGGCCGAGCGCACCCGCTTCCTGGCCTCCTTCGATGAGCTGCATGTGGGCTACAAGGACCGCAGCTGCCTGACCGATGCGGCGGGGGAGAGGCTCATCTGCCCCTCCATGAACGGCATGTTCCGGCCGATCCTCGTGGACCGCGGGCGCGTGGTGGCCGTGCGGCCGGTGGGCGCCGGACTCATCTGGGCCGACTCGGCGCGCCGCAGCGCCCGGCTGGAGCGGGATGTGGAGCGGGCGGTGCGCGCCGTCGAGGAGCGGCTGGCCCGCTGA
- a CDS encoding N-acetylglucosamine-6-phosphate deacetylase: MSSAATALRGRVITPEGIIEDGAVVVVGRHIAWVGEAAAAPVAGFGQALEGAWAAPEGGYLLPGLVDVHCHGGGGESFPNAASSEQAMVSILEHRRHGTTSLVASCVTAAAEVLKERTALLAELCDAGELAGIHFEGPFVSVERCGAQDPTYILDPDTALTRELIELGRGHVVTMTIAPEKPGITGDEGVNAALIEGGALPSFGHTDAQAPAVRAALADAAARIAARLEAGRPVRSARSTATHLFNGMRPMHHRAPGPVPEFLAAARRGECVLEMIGDGVHLDPAIVLDMFETLGRDGVVLITDAMAAAGMPDGDYVLGPAAVTVAGGVARLTGRQAIAGGTAHLLDVVRTTWRGGVDLVDAVYAASVQGARILGDASIGALRPGLWADVLVTDAELAPVRVLRRGADVDLAAPRTA; encoded by the coding sequence ATGAGTAGCGCTGCCACCGCCCTGCGCGGGCGGGTCATCACCCCGGAGGGCATCATCGAGGACGGGGCGGTGGTCGTCGTCGGGCGGCATATCGCCTGGGTCGGCGAGGCGGCAGCGGCGCCCGTTGCCGGTTTCGGTCAGGCCCTGGAGGGCGCCTGGGCGGCCCCCGAGGGCGGCTACCTCCTGCCCGGCCTGGTCGACGTCCACTGCCACGGCGGGGGCGGGGAGTCCTTCCCCAATGCCGCCAGCTCCGAGCAGGCCATGGTCTCGATCCTGGAGCACCGCCGTCACGGCACCACCTCGCTCGTGGCCTCCTGCGTGACGGCCGCCGCTGAGGTGCTCAAGGAGCGCACGGCCCTCCTGGCCGAGCTGTGCGATGCCGGTGAGCTGGCCGGCATCCACTTCGAGGGGCCCTTCGTCTCGGTGGAGCGCTGCGGTGCCCAGGACCCCACCTACATCCTCGACCCCGATACGGCCCTGACCCGCGAGCTCATCGAGCTGGGGCGCGGGCATGTGGTGACCATGACCATCGCCCCGGAGAAGCCCGGCATCACGGGGGACGAGGGCGTCAATGCCGCCCTCATCGAGGGCGGCGCCCTGCCGTCCTTCGGGCACACCGATGCCCAGGCCCCCGCCGTGCGCGCCGCCCTGGCCGACGCCGCCGCCCGCATCGCCGCGCGCCTGGAGGCCGGCCGGCCCGTCCGCTCGGCGCGCTCGACCGCGACCCACCTGTTCAATGGGATGCGACCCATGCATCACCGCGCTCCCGGGCCGGTGCCCGAGTTCCTGGCCGCCGCCCGGCGCGGGGAGTGCGTCCTGGAGATGATCGGCGACGGCGTCCACCTCGACCCCGCGATCGTGCTCGACATGTTCGAGACCCTGGGGCGCGATGGCGTCGTCCTCATCACCGACGCGATGGCCGCGGCAGGCATGCCCGACGGCGACTACGTGCTCGGCCCGGCGGCCGTGACCGTGGCTGGCGGTGTCGCCAGGCTCACCGGCAGGCAGGCGATCGCCGGGGGCACGGCGCATCTGCTCGACGTCGTGCGCACCACCTGGCGCGGCGGCGTGGATCTTGTCGACGCCGTCTACGCGGCCTCCGTGCAGGGCGCGCGGATCCTGGGCGATGCCAGCATTGGCGCCCTGCGGCCGGGCCTGTGGGCCGATGTGCTGGTCACCGACGCCGAGCTCGCCCCCGTGCGCGTCCTGCGCCGCGGCGCCGACGTGGACCTCGCCGCCCCCCGCACCGCCTGA
- a CDS encoding LacI family DNA-binding transcriptional regulator: protein MATMQDVARRAHVAVSTVSYALSGARPVAPETARRIRAAMDELDYQPNAMARGLASRRSHTLAMTFPSFDTAMGETVFEIVRGAQHEASRHGYSLAVWPLDETKAGSELVALVQQGKADGVLLVEVEVDDPRVAALKAADLPFVMVGRTADPTGLAYVDIDFERTVDDAVAELHRRGHRRIAFIGRPDAQAKAGYGPAIRGRQGYLQAVEQRSLTPLAFACDANPHAGQTLARELMEHEQRPTGIVVMNDMAALGLLAGLQSLGLRVPQDISVVGAVSSPTLGAMTVPALTTTHAPGERMGAFATRALLAILDQQLDPADCHQLVTCAVVDGESLGPAPGR, encoded by the coding sequence ATGGCCACCATGCAGGACGTCGCCCGCCGCGCGCATGTCGCCGTCTCGACCGTCTCCTATGCGCTCTCCGGCGCCCGCCCGGTGGCGCCGGAGACCGCCCGCCGCATTCGCGCCGCCATGGACGAGCTCGACTACCAGCCCAATGCCATGGCCCGAGGACTGGCCAGTCGCCGCTCCCATACCCTGGCCATGACCTTCCCCAGCTTTGACACCGCCATGGGGGAGACCGTCTTCGAGATCGTCCGCGGTGCGCAGCACGAGGCCTCTCGCCACGGCTACAGCCTTGCCGTATGGCCGCTGGATGAGACCAAGGCGGGCTCTGAGCTCGTGGCACTGGTGCAGCAGGGCAAGGCCGACGGCGTTCTGCTCGTGGAGGTCGAGGTGGACGATCCGCGCGTCGCCGCTCTCAAGGCCGCCGACCTCCCCTTCGTCATGGTGGGCCGCACCGCGGACCCGACCGGCCTGGCCTATGTCGACATCGATTTTGAGCGCACCGTCGACGACGCCGTCGCCGAGCTGCACCGCCGAGGTCACCGCCGCATCGCCTTCATCGGTCGCCCCGACGCCCAGGCCAAGGCCGGCTACGGCCCGGCCATCCGGGGCCGACAGGGGTACCTCCAAGCGGTGGAGCAGCGCTCGCTCACCCCGCTGGCCTTCGCCTGCGACGCCAACCCGCATGCCGGACAGACCCTTGCCCGCGAGCTGATGGAGCACGAGCAGCGCCCCACCGGCATCGTCGTCATGAACGACATGGCCGCCCTCGGACTGCTCGCCGGGCTGCAGAGCCTGGGACTGAGGGTCCCCCAGGACATCTCCGTCGTCGGCGCGGTCTCATCCCCCACTCTGGGGGCCATGACCGTACCGGCGCTGACGACGACGCACGCGCCCGGAGAGCGCATGGGCGCCTTCGCGACCCGCGCCCTCCTGGCCATCCTCGACCAGCAGCTCGATCCGGCCGACTGCCACCAGCTGGTGACCTGCGCCGTCGTCGATGGCGAGAGCCTCGGGCCCGCCCCCGGCCGCTGA
- a CDS encoding ABC transporter substrate-binding protein, whose protein sequence is MKRRNFNALLAATATSLLGLGLTGCGPSSGSSGKGSDTFIIWDYESDDSAMGQAWARAVEIFKEKHPEVTVKIEDQTFEQLQKNAKIVLTGDDVPDIMEYNKGNSTAGQLASQGLIEPLTEQATERGWDTKLAASLQTTARYTEDGLMGDGDWYGVPNYGEYVFVYYNQDMFNAAGLSVPTTLKEFEAVCDAFVAAGQVPLAEAGSEYPMGQLWYQLILAHADRSFVDAYQLFKSDVNWTSGPVKQGTDKLVEWIGKGYIAADSAGLTAEDAGTAFINGSFPMFVSGSWWFGRIVSDMAKTNWDQFLFPGANLFPGSSGNLWVVPANAKNKELAYDFIDITLSEEVQAILGEKGGLPVAGDPATIKDDKTRTMTDNFAQINEKDGLAFYPDWPVAGFYDQITSAMQSLINGSKSGEQVLADLKAAYEEGKAEIVVED, encoded by the coding sequence ATGAAGCGCAGGAATTTCAACGCCCTCCTGGCCGCCACTGCCACCAGCCTGCTCGGGCTGGGTCTGACCGGCTGCGGCCCGTCCTCAGGCTCATCCGGCAAGGGCTCGGACACCTTCATCATCTGGGACTACGAGTCCGACGACTCCGCCATGGGGCAGGCCTGGGCCCGGGCGGTGGAGATCTTCAAGGAGAAGCACCCGGAGGTCACGGTCAAGATCGAGGACCAGACCTTCGAGCAACTCCAGAAGAACGCCAAGATCGTGCTCACCGGCGACGATGTCCCGGACATCATGGAGTACAACAAGGGCAACTCCACCGCCGGGCAGCTCGCCTCCCAGGGGCTTATCGAGCCGCTGACGGAGCAGGCCACTGAGCGCGGCTGGGACACCAAGTTGGCCGCCTCATTGCAGACCACCGCCCGCTACACCGAGGACGGCCTCATGGGTGACGGCGACTGGTATGGAGTGCCCAACTACGGCGAGTACGTCTTCGTCTACTACAACCAGGACATGTTCAATGCGGCGGGGCTGAGCGTGCCCACCACCCTCAAGGAGTTCGAGGCGGTGTGCGACGCCTTCGTCGCCGCCGGGCAGGTGCCGCTTGCCGAGGCGGGCTCGGAGTACCCCATGGGACAGCTGTGGTACCAGCTCATCCTCGCCCATGCCGACCGCTCTTTCGTCGACGCCTATCAGCTGTTCAAGAGCGACGTCAACTGGACCTCCGGCCCGGTCAAGCAGGGCACCGACAAGCTCGTGGAGTGGATCGGCAAGGGCTACATCGCCGCTGACTCGGCCGGACTGACCGCCGAGGACGCCGGCACCGCCTTCATCAACGGCAGCTTCCCGATGTTCGTCTCCGGGTCCTGGTGGTTCGGGCGGATCGTGTCGGACATGGCGAAGACGAATTGGGACCAGTTCCTCTTCCCCGGTGCCAACCTGTTCCCCGGCTCCTCCGGGAACCTCTGGGTGGTCCCGGCCAATGCCAAGAACAAGGAGCTCGCCTACGACTTCATCGACATCACCCTGTCCGAGGAGGTCCAGGCCATCCTGGGGGAGAAGGGCGGACTTCCCGTTGCCGGCGACCCCGCCACCATCAAGGACGACAAGACCCGCACCATGACGGACAACTTCGCCCAGATCAACGAGAAGGACGGACTCGCCTTCTACCCCGACTGGCCGGTGGCCGGCTTCTACGACCAGATCACCTCCGCCATGCAGTCCCTCATCAACGGCTCCAAGTCCGGCGAGCAGGTCCTCGCCGATCTGAAGGCCGCCTATGAGGAGGGCAAGGCCGAGATCGTCGTCGAGGACTGA
- a CDS encoding carbohydrate ABC transporter permease, with protein sequence MSNGRSRSARRRSRSLAYLPYLLPGAIAFTVIILVPLVLNVWYSLHRWKGGMSPMRFIGLDNYAELLEDDKFWASFSNSMAMIVAMVIIPTLIGLVLAAVLFDYIGKHFNSRTAAALRAMYYLPQILPISVAGIVWNWILNSQTGAVNTVLRSIGVTDPPNWLGSTSTALPSVMFVLIWIQIGYPTVIFMSALQRVDPELYEAAELDGAGWMARFRAITVPQIRPETFVIVLTCTIAALKVFAPIYVLTRGGPESSTLVPSYYSYLNFFDKSKVGYGAAISTVLTVVIIVIAGVIQIFQNRSERRDEEGR encoded by the coding sequence GTGAGCAACGGACGCAGCCGGTCAGCGCGACGCAGGTCCCGGTCGCTGGCCTACCTGCCGTATCTGCTCCCCGGGGCCATCGCCTTCACCGTCATCATCCTGGTACCACTGGTACTCAACGTCTGGTACTCCCTCCACCGGTGGAAGGGCGGAATGTCGCCCATGCGCTTCATCGGCCTGGACAACTACGCCGAGTTGCTTGAGGATGACAAGTTCTGGGCCTCCTTCAGCAACTCGATGGCGATGATCGTCGCCATGGTCATCATCCCGACCCTCATCGGTCTGGTGCTGGCCGCTGTGCTGTTCGACTACATCGGCAAGCACTTCAACTCGCGCACCGCGGCGGCGCTGCGCGCGATGTACTACTTGCCGCAGATCCTGCCGATCTCCGTGGCGGGCATTGTGTGGAACTGGATCCTCAACTCGCAGACGGGCGCTGTCAACACCGTTCTGCGGAGCATCGGCGTGACGGATCCGCCGAACTGGCTGGGATCCACGTCGACGGCGCTGCCCTCGGTCATGTTCGTGCTCATCTGGATCCAGATCGGCTACCCCACCGTCATCTTCATGTCCGCTCTCCAACGGGTGGATCCGGAGCTGTACGAGGCCGCCGAGCTCGACGGCGCGGGCTGGATGGCCCGATTCCGGGCCATCACCGTCCCGCAGATTCGGCCGGAGACCTTTGTCATCGTGCTCACCTGCACCATCGCGGCCCTCAAGGTCTTCGCGCCCATCTATGTGCTCACCCGCGGCGGTCCTGAGAGCTCCACCCTGGTGCCGAGCTACTACTCGTATCTCAACTTCTTCGACAAGTCCAAGGTCGGCTATGGCGCTGCGATCTCGACCGTGCTCACGGTGGTCATCATCGTGATCGCGGGTGTCATCCAGATCTTCCAGAATCGCAGCGAGCGCCGTGATGAGGAGGGCCGCTGA
- a CDS encoding carbohydrate ABC transporter permease, with protein sequence MTTRMSAQPSTASAGAAPSGRRKDRFHRGAGRWLVLAVVGLFALFMISPFLLMVINAFKSPADYSGGSPLSLPQEIYTDGLAYFWQRVNFPVKLWNSVWTSALVAVAGALLSLLNAYAIGVGRVRGRAWIVAVLMIANMLPQEGLIYPLFTMAQRVGLTDNPWSIVIIFTVIQSAFGTYLLASVLGTFPRALLEAAELDGASRWQILWKVVYPIVRPTLSVLMIFFFIWTWNEFFMPLVMLTSNDNQTVPIALSSLQGDRMLDVPTLNAGALVSLIPTFLFFLFFQRTLTRGVTAGAVK encoded by the coding sequence ATGACCACGCGTATGTCCGCACAACCATCGACGGCTTCAGCCGGCGCTGCGCCCTCGGGTCGGCGCAAGGACCGCTTCCACCGCGGGGCGGGCCGGTGGCTGGTGCTCGCCGTCGTCGGCCTGTTCGCCCTGTTCATGATCTCCCCGTTCCTGCTCATGGTCATCAACGCCTTCAAGTCCCCGGCCGACTACTCCGGTGGCAGCCCGCTGTCGTTGCCCCAGGAGATCTACACCGACGGCCTGGCCTACTTCTGGCAGCGGGTCAACTTCCCCGTCAAACTGTGGAACTCGGTGTGGACCTCCGCGCTCGTGGCCGTGGCCGGGGCCCTGCTGTCCCTGCTCAACGCCTATGCCATCGGCGTGGGGCGGGTTCGGGGACGGGCCTGGATCGTCGCTGTGCTCATGATCGCCAATATGCTGCCGCAGGAGGGGCTCATCTACCCTCTGTTCACCATGGCGCAGCGCGTCGGCCTCACGGACAACCCCTGGTCGATCGTCATCATCTTCACGGTCATCCAGTCGGCCTTCGGCACCTACCTGCTGGCCTCCGTCCTGGGCACCTTCCCGCGCGCCCTGCTGGAGGCGGCCGAGCTCGACGGTGCCAGCCGCTGGCAGATCCTGTGGAAGGTGGTCTACCCGATCGTGCGGCCCACCCTGAGCGTTCTCATGATCTTCTTCTTCATCTGGACCTGGAACGAGTTCTTCATGCCGCTGGTCATGCTCACCAGCAATGACAACCAGACGGTGCCGATCGCTCTGTCCAGTCTGCAGGGTGATCGCATGCTCGACGTGCCCACCCTCAACGCCGGCGCACTGGTGTCGCTCATCCCGACCTTCCTGTTCTTCCTGTTCTTCCAGCGCACGTTGACCCGGGGAGTGACCGCCGGGGCGGTGAAGTGA